A section of the Sulfuricurvum sp. IAE1 genome encodes:
- a CDS encoding IS256 family transposase has protein sequence MNEVFNFNEAVKELLAGKKISGKDGILAPLVKQLVEAALEAEVESHIADEVLKGNPNRRNGYNNKRMKSSDGEFELSTPRDREATFEPQIVKKHQTTLSDEIEEKILSMYGLGMSYSDITKHIEDIYRISLSTATISSITDKIISRVKEWQQRPLETIYPFVWLDAIHYKIKEDGKYVSKAVYTILGVRLDGKKEVMGLYLSESEGANFWLQVLTDLNNRGVEDILIASIDGLKGFPEAINAIFPNTEVQLCVVHQIRNSIRYVASKNQKEFLKDLKQVYGAISKEAAEMELDRLEEKWGSKYPIVIQSWRNKWSNLSNYFKYPADIRRIMYTTNIIESVHRQFRKLTKTKGGFPNENSLLKLLYLGIQNAQIKWTMPMHNWSLTLSQLAIFFEGRMDKALNL, from the coding sequence TGCTAGCAGGAAAGAAGATCAGCGGGAAAGACGGAATTCTTGCTCCACTGGTCAAACAATTGGTTGAAGCGGCATTGGAAGCCGAAGTGGAATCGCATATTGCCGATGAAGTATTAAAAGGCAATCCGAACCGCCGAAACGGCTACAACAACAAACGGATGAAAAGTTCCGATGGAGAGTTTGAACTTTCCACCCCAAGAGATCGGGAAGCTACCTTTGAACCTCAGATCGTGAAGAAGCATCAAACTACTCTTAGCGATGAGATCGAAGAGAAGATCTTATCGATGTATGGTCTTGGGATGAGCTACAGCGATATCACTAAACATATCGAAGACATTTACCGCATATCACTTTCAACCGCTACCATAAGCTCCATAACCGACAAGATCATTTCCAGAGTCAAAGAGTGGCAGCAGCGTCCTTTGGAAACGATTTACCCCTTTGTATGGCTCGATGCGATCCATTACAAAATCAAAGAAGACGGTAAGTATGTATCCAAAGCCGTTTACACTATCCTTGGTGTTCGATTGGACGGTAAAAAAGAAGTAATGGGGTTGTATCTCTCCGAAAGCGAGGGAGCCAATTTTTGGCTACAAGTATTGACCGATCTAAACAACCGTGGCGTTGAGGATATCCTGATTGCATCCATTGATGGACTCAAAGGTTTCCCCGAAGCGATCAACGCTATCTTCCCTAATACCGAAGTGCAACTGTGTGTGGTACATCAGATACGAAATTCGATCCGCTATGTCGCTTCCAAAAACCAAAAAGAGTTCCTCAAAGACCTCAAACAAGTCTATGGAGCTATCTCAAAAGAAGCTGCTGAAATGGAACTGGATCGGCTTGAGGAAAAATGGGGAAGTAAATATCCCATCGTGATTCAGTCTTGGCGGAACAAGTGGTCAAATCTCTCCAACTACTTCAAGTACCCTGCCGATATTCGCCGCATTATGTACACAACCAATATCATCGAATCGGTACACCGACAATTTAGAAAACTGACCAAAACCAAAGGGGGATTCCCCAATGAAAACAGTTTGTTAAAACTGCTTTATCTTGGAATTCAAAATGCTCAAATTAAGTGGACGATGCCAATGCATAACTGGAGTCTTACACTTTCACAATTGGCTATCTTTTTCGAAGGACGAATGGATAAGGCGCTTAACCTATGA